In Bacillus kexueae, the following proteins share a genomic window:
- a CDS encoding purine-nucleoside phosphorylase — protein sequence MMQNIQEASQYLKEKYGQTPQIGLILGSGLGVLAEEIEEPVKIRYEEIPGFPVSTVEGHAGQLVFGLLKGKTVVAMQGRFHFYEGYDMKKVTFPVRVMKALGVETLIVTNAAGGINEQFNAGDLMIISDHINNMGTNPLIGPNESALGVRFPDMSEAYDKDLRNLAKEVAQQLDIKVQEGVYVGNTGPCYETPAEVRMLRVLGGDAVGMSTVPEVIVAKHSGLKVLGISCISNMAAGILDQPLTHDEVIETTEMVKANFLNLVKTIVEKM from the coding sequence ATGATGCAAAATATTCAAGAAGCGAGCCAATATTTAAAAGAAAAATACGGACAAACTCCACAAATTGGTCTCATCTTAGGTTCTGGCCTAGGTGTGTTAGCTGAAGAGATTGAAGAGCCAGTTAAAATCCGATATGAAGAAATCCCAGGCTTCCCAGTTTCAACTGTTGAAGGACATGCAGGTCAGCTTGTGTTCGGATTATTAAAAGGAAAAACAGTTGTAGCAATGCAAGGCCGTTTTCATTTCTATGAAGGTTATGACATGAAGAAAGTCACATTTCCAGTTCGTGTGATGAAAGCGCTCGGAGTTGAAACGTTAATCGTGACGAATGCAGCAGGTGGAATTAACGAACAATTTAATGCAGGGGATTTAATGATTATCTCCGATCATATTAACAACATGGGAACAAATCCATTAATTGGTCCGAATGAATCAGCGCTGGGCGTTCGTTTCCCTGACATGTCAGAAGCGTATGACAAAGACTTAAGAAACTTAGCGAAAGAAGTTGCCCAACAGTTAGACATTAAAGTACAAGAAGGCGTATACGTTGGGAATACGGGACCGTGCTATGAAACTCCAGCTGAAGTTCGAATGTTACGTGTCTTAGGTGGAGATGCGGTTGGAATGTCTACAGTTCCTGAAGTCATCGTAGCTAAACATTCAGGTTTGAAAGTATTGGGGATTTCTTGTATTTCGAATATGGCAGCAGGCATTTTAGATCAGCCGTTAACACATGACGAAGTGATTGAAACAACAGAAATGGTAAAAGCTAACTTCTTAAACCTAGTAAAAACGATTGTTGAAAAAATGTAA
- a CDS encoding pyrimidine-nucleoside phosphorylase yields MRMVDLIEKKRDGKELTKEEIQFIIKGYTEGSIPDYQMSSLAMAIFFQGMTENERAELTMAMVHSGDTIDLSAIEGIKVDKHSTGGVGDTTTLVLGPLVAAVGVPVAKMSGRGLGHTGGTIDKLESVPGFHVEIDNDEFMKLVNENKIAVIGQSGNLTPADKKLYALRDVTGTVNSIPLIASSIMSKKIAAGADAIVLDVKTGAGAFMKDLEDSKELAKAMVSIGNAVGRNTMAVISDMSQPLGRAIGNALEVQEAIDTLRGEGPEDLQELCLTLGSYMVYLAKQATSLEEARTKLEEVIRSGKALETFKTFLAAQGGDASVVDNPNALPQAKYKFELEAKEDGFVSEIVADAVGTAAMWLGAGRATKESEIDLAVGLMLNKKIGDEVKKGESLVTIYSNQEDVEQVKQKLYDSITISKDKVEAPTLIYATITE; encoded by the coding sequence ATGAGAATGGTCGACCTTATTGAAAAAAAACGTGATGGAAAAGAATTAACGAAGGAAGAAATTCAATTTATTATTAAAGGGTATACGGAAGGAAGCATTCCTGATTACCAAATGAGTTCCCTTGCAATGGCGATTTTCTTCCAAGGAATGACTGAAAATGAACGAGCTGAGTTAACAATGGCAATGGTTCATTCCGGCGATACAATCGATTTAAGTGCGATTGAAGGGATTAAAGTTGACAAACATTCAACGGGTGGCGTTGGTGACACAACAACTTTAGTATTAGGACCATTAGTAGCAGCTGTTGGTGTTCCGGTAGCAAAGATGAGTGGACGTGGATTAGGTCATACTGGAGGAACGATTGATAAATTAGAATCAGTTCCTGGCTTCCATGTAGAAATTGATAACGATGAATTCATGAAACTCGTAAATGAAAATAAGATAGCGGTAATTGGTCAATCAGGAAATTTAACACCTGCGGATAAAAAATTATATGCTCTTCGCGATGTGACAGGTACTGTAAATAGTATCCCGTTAATTGCGAGCTCCATTATGAGTAAGAAAATTGCAGCAGGTGCAGATGCTATTGTTTTAGATGTAAAAACAGGTGCAGGAGCTTTTATGAAAGACTTAGAAGACTCCAAAGAGTTGGCTAAAGCGATGGTAAGTATCGGAAACGCCGTTGGACGCAACACGATGGCAGTTATTAGTGATATGAGTCAGCCTCTTGGACGTGCAATTGGAAATGCGCTAGAAGTACAAGAAGCGATTGATACACTTCGTGGTGAAGGACCGGAAGATTTACAAGAGCTTTGCTTAACGTTAGGAAGCTACATGGTTTATTTAGCGAAGCAAGCAACAAGTCTTGAAGAAGCTAGAACGAAGTTAGAGGAAGTCATTCGTTCTGGAAAAGCACTTGAAACGTTTAAAACATTCTTGGCAGCACAAGGTGGCGATGCATCGGTTGTCGATAATCCGAATGCACTCCCTCAAGCGAAATATAAGTTTGAGCTTGAAGCAAAAGAAGACGGTTTTGTCTCTGAAATCGTAGCAGATGCCGTTGGAACTGCTGCAATGTGGTTAGGTGCAGGCCGCGCAACGAAAGAGTCAGAAATTGACTTAGCAGTTGGTTTAATGTTAAACAAAAAAATCGGAGACGAAGTGAAGAAAGGCGAATCACTCGTGACGATT